The segment TGCCACGGCATCGGTAGGTATGGTACAGACGCTGCCACAGCCGTTACTGCAACATTTCCTGTTGCCGTTACAGTCGAAGTCCGTCTCGCATTCCGTGATGCAGATCCCCGGACCGATCACTCTTGGACACTCTCCTGACTTCCCTCCTAGCGTGGAGTCTCCTACAACATatcagcagtgagtgagtgagtgagtgagtgagtgagtgtgtgagtgagtgagtgagtgagtgagtgagtgagtgagtgagtgagtgagtgagtgagtgagtgagtgagtgagtgagtgagtgagtgagtgagtgagtgagtgagtgagtgagtgagtgagtgagtgagtgagtgagtgagtgagtgagtgagtgagtgcaaggGAGCTACTTACTGACACAAACAGCTTCACGTTGACAAGGGGGTACCCCGCAAATGACCTCCCGGTTCTCACAGTAGTGACCTTCCGGACACAGCGCCGCCTACAGGCAGAATAACACAGATCACAGTTcatttgaacatgttcaaacaAAGATGTCACTTTTTCGTATGACCAGAGCATTCTGTCGTGTCACGGCCAAAACATTTTCCATACTCATGTGAAATCCCTGCGAGTTGGACTTTAGTGTGGTGAATGTTTGTCGCCCCACCGATAGCACCTGTCACAAACACGTGAACAGGCAAGATAATTGTTCCCCAAAACACGAGAACATGTCGCCAATCGAAACAGGAAATTGCGCTCGACATCATTTTCGTCAACGATACGTCAGATATGGAAATAACTATATGCCAGTAATAACATACCACATATACTAtactatatatactatatatattattattattataataacaATAACGCTTGCATGTCTTGAACGAAAGAACTTTGTCAGTTGTCTCAGTTTAAATCTACCAAAGGCTGGCATAACAGATATATTGTTCGACATGCAAACACCATGGTCGTCGGTGAGACGTGAAACTTCCCCCGTGGCTACACTAACAGTTCCTGAAGACATCACTGTGGCTAACACTGAGTATTGTAACCTTGATCTATGAACACAACAACCGCCCTATGGTAGTCTTTAGTGCCTTGGAAGAAATAACACAAGTGTAATGAATGAAGCACACTTACTATACACGGATTGGTCAACCCAGGCGGAGTGACATCTGAAACAGGCAAGACACAACAGCTGCATCATTTAATATCATTCATGACCAGTATAATATAAACAAGATGCACTCACACGTCTAGAGCAGAGGCAAGTTTCAGTTGATGACTCACCTCTTGGCTTCCAGCAGCACGTGGTTTGTGTGTCCATCACCTCAAAGTTGCAGGTAGTGTGACTGGGGCAGTCTCGGTCCGAAACACATGACAGGGCGGACAGGTTCCTGGCCAGCACGGGGTCGCCATAGCGACAGCTGCTCACTCTTAGTTTGGGTTCTGAGGAAACCGAAGTTACATGATGACACGGTTGCACTCCTGACAGAAGTACATCCCTGACAGAGGTACATACCGGTTACAATTAcatgttacagctacatctacGTTACATTACACCAGGTGACAGAAGCAACTCTCATACCATAGTTAGGTTCCTGTATCAGTCAGGTCCATGCTACAGTTAACTCCATGTTCTATGTACACTATGAGGACACGAATCTGCATGTACCTGCATATACACACAGatttgtatatacatacatacaataatgtgGAGATGTGGGATGTGGGATGTGGGATGTGGGGATGTGGAGATGTGGAGATGTGGAGATGTGGGATGTGGGATGTGGGATGTGGGATGTGGGATGTGGGATGTGGAAGTGTCTACATACGTATACACACGGGTTCCGGTGGGCACGTTGTACAACCGGTCTGTACGAGACGACATTCCTGTCCTGGGGCACATCCTTGGCCCTACAATACAAGATGCACGTGTTGACAGGATATTTGACTCTGTGTGGAATACAAGGCAGAAACAAGGTATATAAACCCGGTAAGTATATAGATTAAGTTCGTGATTTGGACACAGGCTGGGTGACACAGTCGTGTTTGGGAAATATGTAGAATGGTTGGGGGACCAAGCCGTGAACTCGACAAAGTTGGGGATTGGCACTTTCAAACTTGAGATGATGGGTTTAAGGGCTCTATACTAAATGATGGTGActgtttttaaacatttaaacgAAGACTCACGTATAACCTTCTCGTGGATGATTAATTTTGACAAATTACAATCTTACAATCTGCCTGCACATTTTGCTCGACTACTTGAAACACACCAGATGTCAGTTGGCTGCATCGATCACCGTTTCAGAAGAAAAGTCTTATTCTCTGATAGAGATATCATGTTACATCCATGCTGTGTGGAGATCATTCCCAGTCTGGATATAGATATTTAGAAGTAGAAGGTCAGACCATTGCTGCAGTGAATAGAATATTACTATCCTTGTCTGTGTTACTTTTATCACTACCTTTGAATTACATTGTCATTAAACTGAATTGCTGCTCAATTTTGTATTGTCAATCTTTTACATTTGTGCTGATCACATTCTATATTATTGTTGCACACCGGTTTCTTCTATGGTCTGACTTTGGCTCAGGTTCCGTTTGACTAGTACAACAGCTGTAACCCCCGTGCTAGTAGTGAACAGTTCCTGGATCGTCTCACACGTACATCCCGCTCAGTGTAACAACGTCTCAGGCAGATCTCACCTTGCTCTGAACCTGATACACTATCTCCACAATACTTCATTATAGTTTACTAGTATATCATCAGTGGCTCCGAATGCTCCGAGTAGTCGTATGCTATTGTATGATTTACTGCCGACGACTGGAACGGcaatatgtaaatgaatattAAACATCCTCAATATGTGAAGCTTTGTTATTGGTTTGCTGTCACATTGCTGACTTCTGATTGGTTGGATATAACACACACCTCTGACTCTTTCTGCCTGCAGGGGTCTCTGTACTGTAGCTGGGCAACCACTGTCAGCCCCAGACAAATCTGAAAGGAAAATGTTATCACAAGTTAAATAGAACACGGATCAGTCGATACAGACTCGATATAGTTGTGTGTTGTATGCAAGACTGTGTTTATTACGTATCATCACACACAGTGAAattcatgtgtgtgtatgtgtgagtgctTCTGTGTatggatgtgtttgtgtgtatgtgtgtgtgacatgTTGGGTACACTCGGTATACCTTCACAATTAAATGTCGATCATAACATTCACTTCAACTTAACTGCATAACGCATCAACCACACAATGTTGTCATCAACCAAACAAAACTCTGACGCCATAAATCATTGCATCGTTGTCCACATGTAGCATGTGTTAAGAAGACAAAGACGCTCATAGGAGTGTGTAGGAGAACGTAAATCTAATTCACATTTGAAATcatttgaaatatacatgtatacatttctAATGGTCATGTTCTTAGTTTTACCCGTAAATGCAATTCTTTTGAATGATATTAGCAAGTGGAATTCAGGAACATTTCTTTCGTCGACAGAAATACTGTCGGTGCGAAAATGAACACACACCGAATAAAACCAAATGTCTTCGGGATATTCACTCCCTTTTAAACTACAATGTTTTCGTTATTTTAAATAACGCTTTGTCACTCATgtcgtttcaaatacatttaATCGGGTTTACCTTGTAAGATGAGTAATAGTTATGGAAATAAAGATGTCGTCAACTTCCTGTTGGATTGTCAAAGATATGTAGCATTACAAAAGTTAATCAGGTTTTATTCGACGCTTGATATCCGCTCCGACTGACTGTATGACACCTTCCGACTAGTGCCTGGTGTTACTACCTGTCCGGTGTCCCGTGTGACAGTGTTAAAGTACAGCTAGAGGCGATACCGAGACGGAAGCAGGAACAACGTCTCCTTCATCAACACACGGGAGTGTCAGCCCACAATCCCTTTAATTGTAAAAGGAGTGACAGACATAATCCCCGAGGTTCTTTATAGATTACACTTCAGCCTACTTTCACCAATAGGTTTAGTACAAACACGCACACGAAGGGAGATTGCAGACTAAGATGGACTTAAAGACGAACCGGTGTGTGTAATATGCTACATAAAAACTGCAGTAAAAAGATGTACATGTTATATGGTCATGTTGACCACGTGATGGCCCTTCGAAGTGATGATCCAAGCTAGCTTAATGACTTCATTTGTACATAACACTACACACACCACGTATTACACTGTCACTGATTAATCAATGATATACTACTAACCGTGAAGGAAGATACTGTTATAAAGCCCATGCTGGAGATGATACTGTCCACTGCTTTCCTTGTCTGTTGACCACTGTTTGCCGTATGTCATGTAATCACGACCAGACTTTATAGGGCCCTCAGATGACGTCACACACGACCAATGAGGGCCACTGACGCATATGTCGTTGCGGGTCAAAGGTCAGTTTTCAATCATGACATCCGGATCCTCTGCAATGAAAGGTTGGTCCTGCTAGCTGACTAGCACTAGTATCCTGTGTTTCACAGTAAACACGTTGTTGACGACCCTGCTCAAGGAAGCCTCATGCTCGCACGTCGGGTTCTGACACTCCAGATTAACTTCTTAATGACCACCAGTCAGGTTCTCATGTCTAGCGGGAGCATGTACTGTTCTGTATAGTTTCACGTACAGTTTGGATGAAAACAACAGCTCAGAATGTGGACATGTTGGGCGGTTTAACTCATTATTCAAAATACTGAACAAACCCAAAACCAATATTTAACCAAAACATAAAGCGCAGTCAATCATGTCGACTACACAATCTTCGTGCTATCCACAACCTTGTTTTCACGATAATGTAGAGGACTGATTGGAGAGTCCCTTGTCTCACAAGGAACTGCGTTATGGCGAACGCTCTTATTGTGGACGTTACAtaatcgtaagtaatattaaatTGACCTCCACTTCGCttccaagactgaaattgttatgttataagcgaTCATGCAATGTCTGTAAAActctaatgtccatcaataaaatacatattttacttccagtgaaaggcatttttttattttgtaagtcggtgaaaacaaacttaaatagcatttatcctcagacagggcgccgccgttttttgaaaatcgtgaagtcacgggtaaaagtctgttagaattattctgattatgatttgttctcatcaagtcagaaaatcaaaactattcttactagtagttaaatatgcatttgaatcatggccaaaatgattatgcatgacacaacttttgccaaggaagcaaggtgtgTGTCCAAGTGACAaaattatattgacctccacctcacttccaagagtgaaattgttatgttataagcaatgccaTGAAAAATCCTATTGTCCGTCAATATAATACATGTTATACTACCAGCAGAAAGTAGTTTTGCACTCATcctaagacagggcgccgccatttttcaaaacagtgaagtcaaatccatttgaataaattagattatgttttgttttcatcaagttagaaaatcaaaactactttctactagtagttaaatatgtatttgaatcatgaccaaaaggattttgcatgaggcaacctgtaacataacctaaggtCGGTGTCGacgtgaaaatactgcgcgataaatttcttcacttcctaaatttacttggtttgtaacgttcactcaccaatgtgtagacacttgtcaatatacctctttatacttggtctcataatcctaattactttataatcatacttgtatgcatttggaaacataataaaaagaagcgatctgcgaatgtatgaAAGGAATGtcatatgtagacatttcattgtttgcctatatgaatcataattcgcacgcacgccctagtgtatgtcgtctgcatcattacatttcacgacgaaaacaatgattctgttgaaagctaagacaacttaataaaaacaaaatgcaactattaaaattaaagttataggagcaatctcaggctcttaccttgttcgaggaatgtatccatcaatatccaccaAACGAGTGATatgtaattcatctgcagatttcccaagtgatgtgtcttttcacAGTCAAATTTACGAtaaggtttttcacattgctgcacagtctcactggtcacccaagatagcacacctggcaactaattgcatgatgtgcgtcattcttttaaaaaagttatttagttagccaaaaatgagcaatcaatcaatgtattggaggttaatcctttgaaagaagggtgttgttttacatagatacatacacgacagagtgtattcagtatagattagtaaatgtacatacataaacactacctttgaCAAATCttccatttaaatccccataaaactcaTTAATCAAttagcgtgttatcggttaatcctttgatcgatccagacacaagaaatgccaaatgggggcctttgtcgggtaatctaagtggcgttacaaCTAATTATACCTCTTATAAATTCACTAACTCAGTATCTAGTGAAtggtgacaaataacgtgtaggtttataccacctaacacggattacaacctagcgacaccaagtgattttgacagaatcgtctatgaaaacagggagcctatatagagaggggaggtgaaactcctcgaaaaaccgctgaacgtatgtctcgctttgtcacgtgaccagtggagacaatatggcggcagcttagtatttaagattgagctcggttcattttcaacagctgattacattcgctgagtgttgtgacaactcggaaactacacgtagaaggtaagtcacctgttctgttacttcagttctagtcacatatttgtaatcagtgtcagtataagaaaatatgtttgtagtaaagtttcaagtcggcatcttgtaactctctggcttcaattatcggtacacagcgaagatagactgagtttcgtcaataaaaacttctttcacacattcctttatgttttagcagggaaatatacgtttagttgaaaggtgtctgcaagcaatagtgatagttttgtgacttaaaaacatgttggggtttaattggggtgtgtgaaaaatgtggcagatcgccgatctgatctgatgcgccattgaaatactacacgccgttgtttgaagtgtgtctagatattactCATCACCGTCTTTTActtacacctttaatttttaggtgttttgcaggtaatagtgatagtttcataatctaaaataaatcgttaggacgtacttgaggtgtgtgaaatttgtgccatctcgccgatctgatccgatccgccattgaaatattccacggcgttgtttgagtgcttttgtttcagcttcaaaaacttcattcacatacacctttattttccattaggggaacataccatctagtgaaaggtgtttggaagtaatagtgctaattttataattaaaaaaaaatcggtagggtgtttttgaggtgttgaaaaatgtgccatttCGCggttctgttctgatccgccattgaaatagtataactttgagtgtttctagttattgctccaaaacctctttcatgtgcaccttaaatatttatgaggggaatacactatgacccgaaaggtgtttgcaggtaatattaataatttgataatctaaacatattgttaggatgtatttgaggtgtgtgaaaaacgtgtcatctcgctgatctgttctgatccgccattgaaatactacacagcattttttgagtgtttctagttattgctcaaccaacttctttcacacacacctttaatttctgttagggaaacgttccatctggtgagaggtgtttggaagtaatagtgatgattttatgaattaaaaaaataattggtagggtgtatacattcacaagtatttcatgtgtgtgaaaaatatgacatatcgttgatctgatctgatcactcattactacaagccaatgtttgaatgtttagtcgtcctaaaattcatttctttcaaatacacctctaagtattgaggggaatattctatctggtgaaagtgtgaggtatgacatatc is part of the Haliotis asinina isolate JCU_RB_2024 chromosome 6, JCU_Hal_asi_v2, whole genome shotgun sequence genome and harbors:
- the LOC137287358 gene encoding spore coat protein SP87-like, coding for MGFITVSSFTICLGLTVVAQLQYRDPCRQKESEGQGCAPGQECRLVQTGCTTCPPEPVCIQPKLRVSSCRYGDPVLARNLSALSCVSDRDCPSHTTCNFEVMDTQTTCCWKPRDVTPPGLTNPCIAALCPEGHYCENREVICGVPPCQREAVCVRDSTLGGKSGECPRVIGPGICITECETDFDCNGNRKCCSNGCGSVCTIPTDAVATVPTPPSDPCATVRCARGMKCRVQKVQCFHAPCDPIVTCVGDIPLTGKPGECPRVTGPGICITECETDFHCNNNMKCCSNGCGSVCTIPTAAVATVPTPPSDPCATVRCSRGLMCQVEQVQCFHAPCDPIAKCVDSAPTATLPVATTTRPGRCPRSFPMLWFLCDFFLQHCNVDTDCTSGMLCCFASGCGRRSCLRPDLYTGFGGW